One segment of Canis aureus isolate CA01 chromosome 27, VMU_Caureus_v.1.0, whole genome shotgun sequence DNA contains the following:
- the HCAR2 gene encoding hydroxycarboxylic acid receptor 2 encodes MNLHQQQNHFLEIDKKNCCVFRDDFIANVLPPVLGLEFVFGLLGNGLALWIFCFHLKSWKSSRIFLFNLAVADFLLIICLPFLTDNYVRKWDWRFGDIPCRLMLFMLAMNRQGSIIFLTVVAVDRYFRVVHPHHVLNKISNRTAALISCLLWGVTIGLTGHLLSKKMLIRNRDANLCSSFSICHTFRWHDAMFLLEFILPLGIILFCSARIIWSLRQRQMDRHAKIKRAINFIMVVAIVFIICFLPSVAVRIRIFWLLHTTGTKNCDIYRSVDLAFFITLSFTYMNSMLDPLVYYFSSPSFPNFFSTLINRCLRKKRPQELDNNQSTSMELTGDLNTTRSVPDNLVANSGEPRNPSYLTPASR; translated from the coding sequence ATGAATCTGCACCAGCAGCAGAATCATTTTCTGGAAATAGACAAGAAGAACTGCTGTGTGTTCCGGGATGACTTCATCGCCAATGTGCTGCCACCGGTATTGGGGCTGGAGTTTGTGTTCGGGCTTCTGGGCAATGGCCTTGCCCTGTGGATTTTCTGCTTCCATCTCAAGTCCTGGAAATCCAGCCGGATCTTCTTGTTCAACTTGGCTGTGGCTGACTTTCTCCTGATCATCTGCCTGCCATTCTTGACGGACAACTATGTGAGGAAGTGGGACTGGAGGTTTGGGGACATCCCTTGCCGGCTAATGCTCTTCATGCTGGCCATGAACCGCCAGGGCAGCATCATCTTTCTCACGGTGGTGGCTGTGGACAGGTACTTCCGGGTGGTCCATCCTCACCATGTTCTGAACAAGATCTCGAATAGGACAGCGGCCCTCATTTCCTGCCTCTTGTGGGGTGTCACCATTGGCCTGACGGGTCACCTCCTATCCAAAAAAATGCTGATCAGGAATAGAGATGCAAATTTGTGCAGCAGCTTTAGCATCTGCCATACCTTCAGGTGGCATGATGCTATGTTCCTTCTGGAATTCATCCTGCCTTTGGGCATCATCCTATTCTGCTCGGCCAGAATCATCTGGAGCCTGCGCCAACGACAAATGGACAGACATGCCAAGATCAAGAGAGCCATCAACTTCATCATGGTGGTGGCCATCGTCTTCATCATCTGTTTCCTGCCCAGTGTGGCCGTGCGCATACGCATTTTCTGGCTCTTGCACACTACAGGTACGAAGAACTGTGACATCTATCGCTCGGTTGACCTGGCATTTTTCATCACCCTTAGCTTCACCTACATGAACAGCATGCTGGACCCTTTGGTATACTACTTCTCCAGCCCCTCTTTCCCCAACTTCTTCTCCACCCTGATCAACCGCTGCCTGAGGAAAAAGAGACCACAAGAGTTGGATAACAACCAGAGCACAAGCATGGAGCTCACAGGTGATCTGAATACTACCAGGAGTGTGCCGGACAATTTAGTGGCCAACTCCGGCGAGCCACGGAACCCATCTTACCTGACCCCAGCTTCTCGCTAA